The window ACGAGGTTATCTTCCCTTTCTGTTCCCGCATGACTCCTTACCTCATTTAGCTTGTTACACATGATGTTAGcaagacaattaaaaaaaaagatgtaaaaggGGATCTTGAACAAAGAAGGCCTGAAAAGTGGGATATGCTGACCTTGTTCGAATTCAAAATCTAGCAATCTAACGAAAGTGAAAGAGATCCACCTGATTGGACGACTGCGCAGAGAGCTCGCTAGCGTCACATCCTCAACAGCAACGTCCGAGGACCTCATCACAACCATCATTCCTTCAATAATGTGTTAAGAGTCCTGAGAGCACTAAccgaaaaataaaagaaaaaaaagtgaagaattACACATTTACAGTAGAAGAAATAGTTTGTTTTCACTTATGATACACTAAATATGTACAGTCACATGCAGAAAGACTGTCTGCACGAGAGACCGGAGCCTGTGTCTTTTGCCGTTTGACATGTGTATATCACAAAAGTGCCGCAAATCCCCGCTGAGTGTCTCTCAATCCTGGCTAGAATggcgaaaaaagaaaaagcacgGAACAATTCACCAGCAGCCACGGGCGTGTCACTCAAGAAGACGTTGCAATAGAACGAAAAACACATCACAGAATGTACTAAAGCTACACATGATTCCTTAACTCCTTGGCActccttaaagaaaaaaaaaaggtggaaaaagaTGCTAGATCACACTGCATTGGAAATGGCTGATGGTcgagtccactccacaaagagCCAATAAAGTTGCTAGAtaattgttttctctttttcactgtgtctgtttttgtctgtagATGGAGGATATGATGATGAGCAACAACCATGTCAGGCTTTTCTTTGGATGGAGTGACGCTTTTGTTTCCCACTGTAGGCACAAGGAGGAGCCAAGGCattggggggaggggggcgggATGCAGGGTCTCAGCGTCTCATCTGGCCCATCTGATAGTTCTCTCTCGGCTGACGGTGGTGCCTCTGGGGCTGCGCCTGCCGCTGAGGCTGCCTCTGAGCTTGCCGCTGGCCACCGTGCCCGCCGTGTCCGCCGTGCCCGCCGTGTCCGCCGTGCTGGTGGGAGTGCGGGTGCTGAGACTGGTGCTGCACCTGGGAGTTAGCATGCTGCTGCGCTCGCCGCCTCTTCAAAGTGCCTGTTAGGAGAGAGGCAGTTAATTGAGCTTGTTAAAAAGACAACCAAGTGCAGCTAAATTGTACCTAGCGACACTCTGCTACCGGTGCCCACAGTGTTAGAGATGAGCCTATTAAAATCTCGGTCATACACTGTGTCACCCTTGTGCGATATCAATTTGGCTGCATGTCAGATGATATGACGTTAAGGCACCGCTCTCTTGTTATGCAGCAAAGCAATCAAACAAGCTATGGCCGTGGTGCTGACACCACGATGAGGAGAGCATGGGCCAGTCATGGAAAAAGAGGGCATCGAAGCTTGTTggtgtattttttgttatttcacatGATATTCCAAATggtttgtttctttcctctgtgacagCCTAAAATCACATAGTGTACCGAGGCTTTAATGGGCATGGTAATAAAGAAGATGTTACTCCAGAGACTCAAGGTTTGTGTTGAgctcaaaggaaaataaaataaaattaaaaaaaaaaaccactgtgACTGGTGGAATCCTTCCATAAAAAGGTATATTTAGGTTGGTTGCTTACCTACAGAATATTCTATGAATAAGGCAGTGAATTGTGACCGCATCATAACATCATAATACTCACGAGTTCACATTTGCTCATGATTGTACATACACTAAGAACTGTGTCATTGTTTCTGATTTATGAGTTATCTTCACCTCGTCAGTTTTCAGCGACATAAAATGCTATTTACATGTGTACGAAATACGTGTATATGTGGACAGGGCCTAAAATTGTGAGATTAATTAACAGCAATGAAGCAAATTCATTAACAATTTGATTACAAACCTCATAGTGAACATACTCATAACCGAAGTATGTAAACATATTAAAAAAGGtatctttgttttttctaaCTATGGATGTGACAGATGTAACAAATGGGCCATTTTATTTCATGGGATGGATGTAGTATCACAaacactgtgaacacaacaaccctaaaaaaacaactgaacaagtttaagAGCAGTGGAGTGGCAGGAGGTACATAAATAATGAAGAAATCCATGTAAACTGTGCTTACACTACTTCAGTAACATGGTTTGTCAGCCAACCTTTTAATGAATAAAGAATTCTTTTAGCTTTCTTTGCAAATCGCTGGACTCACCTGGAAGTGGTTTGGGAGGGGGGAGTTTGGGGTTACTGCTTGGCGTGTGCACACTGCAGATCTTAATGAAGCCAGCCATGAGCATGATGAGGGCAATACCCATTAACAACACTGCCCACCAGTGGGCCTGGAGAAGAGAATCAAGCACAAATTAACAACAATCGCCGAAAAAActtaacataataaaaaaactcCCCTTCTAATCAGAATCAAGTTACGTACCACAATCCACTCTGCAATGTTCTCATAGAGCTCTGGGTTGAAGATGGCCTTCTTCAGCCTGGCCAGCGGTCCATCTGCATCCACCAGACGGCACTTCATGAACACGTCGCAGTATCCCTTGAAGTCGTTGCAGGGCGAGCCGGCAGGCAGCGTGGTCACCTTCTTATTGAAGAAACGAGCCAGGCGCTCTGACCCCGTGCTGCTGCATGTGTTGGGATTCACTGAGGAAACGAATCACAGACAGTCAACACAATTACAtgacaaagatgaaaaaagtTTAGATTACaaggtgggtaaaaaaaaatgactcactCTTCTCCATGCAGCACACATGGCAAAGCTCAGTCTCGTCTTTGCCATCTTGGCTGGCACAGGTGCAAGCCTCGAGCCCGTATTTCTCACAGATGGAGCCGGAGCAGCCCTGTGGGGGAGGAGCATGGGGGCAGGCGAGATCAGACACCGACTGTTATCAATATAAAGTTGCTATGACAACCAGTTCTACCAGGTGCGAAGTCTTGACCCACTCACCCCGTTGAGGCAGACTTGAGTCTCTCCATGGCAGGCTGTGAAGTTAGCCTTGGGCTCAGACGTAGGGCACTGGGGACTGACGCCATTACACATGCCCTGGTGAGCGCACTCCGACTCCTCTCTGCACTTCTCATTACGACCCTTGTAGGAACACTCATGTGTACAACAAGGACCCTGGCTGGGACTGGTGGGAAAGATCAGATGACAAATTGTCAAAAATGAGCTGGTAGATCATTAGAATGTTCaggcaaacaaacactgaaagcGATGATCTACCTGCAGACTTTGTTGGGCTTTAACTTGCACTTCTTATTGTCTGCCTGGTTGGCGTCATAGCAGCACTGATCCCTGCATTGATCACTGTAGCCACAGTCGCACTCCTCTCCTGGCTCCACCAGGCCGTTACCACAGATGGGCTGGCCAGACTCTGTTTATggaaggaaaaaataaacagtcaGAATCTCAACACTGAACATGCTGTTTTTATACTTTGACTTCTTGCGCTGAGGACAACAAGAGTAGGGgaaatcatttataatgaaaaCTGTCATTACAAAAACcaagcaaacaaagacaaacaacaaagagaatgagcagctgaaataaacaggaaacattaaagtgttttttaaaaaaaaagaaaagacagactCTTCAGAGAGCCCAATAACAATACACTCAAGAAACACTCCTCATCAGCTTGTTTGAGGAAAAGTGTAAAGCAGTGCGGGTGTACCGATAGATATTGGCATCAAAACACTTATATTTTCCAGTCGTATCAGCTAAGACGGATGTGCACAGGATTTTGAACAGAACGAGCAAAACAAATTAAGCTTTTAAGGAATGCCAGTCATATGGTTAGCAAGTGAATTAGTGGCTTTTAAGAATGTTTTTCTATGATGATGAGTTGACTGTTGTATTAAGCGTGAGAAAAGTACTTCAAACATTCCACAACACTGTCCAAATTCAGTCTGTAAAAATAACACTGGACTAAAGCCATTACCAGCCAATATGATAGTGCATCCCTAGTTGCCTGAATTAGTTCAGAAATAAGGCACTGGGGCTTAAATCTCTCGTCAGtaaagggagaaggagaaacagaaTAATAATGTGGTTTGAAtctataaaaaaagacaaacagaggaaCGTACCGACAAAACAGTTGCCCCTCTTTTTCTCCAGAACCTGGCTGATGTTGCGCACGCTACAGATGGAGAACTTATTATTGTTGAGCTTGTCTCCGGATGTAGCTCTTGCATACATTATATAATTGCCCTTCTCCTTCTTGTCTTGGCTCTTGGATTCTCCCGGGGTGCACTCGGATCCAGAGTCATGCTGAGAGCgagaaaggggaagaaaaatcTCAGGTTAAAAGCAGAAGGGACAAAGTGTATGAGCTTAATAAAATCCTTCACACCGTGCATGAATGTGTGGCACATCTAAGCAACTCACCGGGGAGCCAAAGTTGTGTCCTACTTCATGTGCAAAAGTGATATGAGAGACTTTTGGAGGTACGTGGGAGGCGTAGTTCTGCACAGTGATTATACCAGTGTTGAGAGACTTCTTTTTTCCATCTGAGTACAGCTTGCTTTTTTCACAGATGCCTCCAGAGCTCCCTGGGAATGAAAAGCACAAGTTGGAACAAACCTTCCAAACCACAGCCACGAAACATGAAGGGTTTTGCTCACTGGAGAGGGAGAATCAGATTAATGTCACAACAATTTTCGGATTACACATTCCAAGTGACATAATGGCTTACTTCAAAATGTAATGAGCCTGATTTATCAACATGGTTAGAGTACATGCTAAATTAAAATTCTGTTAGATGTACCTGGCAGGAGACGCATAACCTCCCACAGAAAATTAAAGTTTCCAACAGtgcaatatttttaaaaacttcaAATTAGGGAGCCAGCGCAGAGAACATCTTAGCTGAGATTTCAACACATCAATCAGAGAGTGCATGAAACCTTTGGGAATCATCGCATCTGCATGTTGTCTGAGTTGATATTTAGAGCTGCAGTTGTTTCTCGTAACAGTCTGAATCAATTAGCATTTGAAATCTTAAATATGACTAACATTTTTTCTTGCGGTGGCGGCACAATGCAGATAAGCTACAattaatttatgttgttttaccaAGAATAATCTTGGGTGTAAAGATCAGCTTATAATGAGCTTGCAGCCCAGTACAAACAATATGATGTTGtgtgtaatgttttaaaaatgtcagctCCTGTTTGCTATGGATGCAATCATatctggctttaaaaaaaaaaaagggccctTTTTTTGCACTCGCTTTTCACAGATGACATGCTGACTGTGTCATCATTCATTACCTGAGGGGGCTCCAACCCAGGCCAAACCCAACACCCCGTCATCAAAATCTCTGTCTGTGAAAACGTAGGCCAAGCAGTAGTCGTCATGGTTCTGCTCCGAGTTCAGTTCCAGGAACTTCTCAACCCCGATGTTGGCAAAGCGGAACGGGTTAGACCTGTCCCTCTCATCATTGGTGGTGTTTATCTACGACAGAGGATCAAGATGAGTTCAGGGGGAAATATGGACCAAATCTTGAACATAAACTTAAAATCAGTGAGAGACTTACCCTGATCCTTTTCACCATGAAGCTAATGTTGCGAATGCCCATGAAATCTGTGCCCTGATAGATGGCATCAATGGCCTTGACATGACTGGAGATCTGAAATagcaaaacaacagatttaaTCTATACTGTCTGCAGCTATGATGATGAAAACAATAAGTGTAAAGTATACATGTAGAATAAAGCAGTATATAGTAAGAAATTGGTTTCACAGATCAGTATTGGCTAGAAAGAAAACCTGAAATGAAAGTCTAATGCTTTCTTAACTGTTCGCTACAGTGTATTGAATGAGTCAGCCTGACAGTGTTGCAACATTGCTCTCCTTTACCACCATCCTGTCGACAGTACAATTATTCTGCGAGTGTGAATGTGAAAAATCTTTTGGGTGCTCAAGTAATTGACTCGGAGATCAGACAATGAGGCcggcaaaacacacaaattcactgagctcctaaTGCAGCAAACCAGTCATCTCTGCACTCGTATTCCCAGAGAGCAGTGTACAAAAACGTTCAGGTTGCAGCATGTCATTTTTAGCTACACAAACAGACACCTTCTCTGGTTAAAATGATGGGTCGTATCAGCTGTCGCTATTAAATGCTTATTCCACGAGTAACCCGATCAAAGGCAAGCTACTGTCTGTGCTCAGACAAAGAGTTTTTATGTGGGAAAAACCTGCAATACCACTGAACAATCAGAGTGGACTGAATGTTTCTGCAGTTCAACAACTCCAACAGAGTGATACATCTTCTCTCTGGCAGATCGCGTCACGTCACTTTCAGGAGCAGAAACCTCCTGATTAAACTTTCATTCACATCATATCAATGATTTAAGTAGATAAACTTCATAGTTTTGAACCGCTGCTTTCAGTGTTTGGATCAAGTAGCTCaaaagaaataatgaaaataacattttacagtcagcaaCTGTTGTTTCAATGTGTCAGATACAGATTAAAACACAAGTATTGGATTAAACTGTATTAGCAGATACAAAATATTAATAACTGTGTAATCATTTTGTATAACCAGTTGGCCAGTAAATAttattctcttcttctctgcattGTCAGATTGtttgacacaaacatgactATGTGTATGATGTGCACGGTCAGTAGGTTAGCTCATGTTAATGAACTTAGACATGTTGACttgatttatataaaatatttgAGGAGTAGAAATGCCacttttttgtctatttttttttttacttttgagaACTATACATATAGGCTTTCTAGCacagagttagatgagaagattaacATCACTCACATGTTAACTAGCAACTGCCTGCAGCCAGTTGGCTTAGCTTATAATAAAAGGCACGGGGAAGGatccaaacaaactctgtttAAAAAAGGTAGCTTAT is drawn from Sparus aurata chromosome 8, fSpaAur1.1, whole genome shotgun sequence and contains these coding sequences:
- the LOC115586332 gene encoding disintegrin and metalloproteinase domain-containing protein 10-like, which gives rise to MDLADMLLLKVVLFVYLLNCTQGHYRNPLNKYIRHYEGLSYDTELVHSNHQRAKRALSHEDKFLHLDFHAHGRHFNLRMKRDTTLFAQDLKVDVSGEEIPFDTSHIYTGEIFGEKGTLTHGAIVDGKFEGFIQSYHGTYYVEPTERYLEGKDVPFHSVIYHEDDIHYPHKYGPEGGCADSSVFERMKKYQTSAIDKPPKELHTEAGSNDPVLLRKRRMAQVEKNTCQLFIQTDHLFYKYYKTREAVIAQISSHVKAIDAIYQGTDFMGIRNISFMVKRIRINTTNDERDRSNPFRFANIGVEKFLELNSEQNHDDYCLAYVFTDRDFDDGVLGLAWVGAPSGSSGGICEKSKLYSDGKKKSLNTGIITVQNYASHVPPKVSHITFAHEVGHNFGSPHDSGSECTPGESKSQDKKEKGNYIMYARATSGDKLNNNKFSICSVRNISQVLEKKRGNCFVESGQPICGNGLVEPGEECDCGYSDQCRDQCCYDANQADNKKCKLKPNKVCSPSQGPCCTHECSYKGRNEKCREESECAHQGMCNGVSPQCPTSEPKANFTACHGETQVCLNGGCSGSICEKYGLEACTCASQDGKDETELCHVCCMEKMNPNTCSSTGSERLARFFNKKVTTLPAGSPCNDFKGYCDVFMKCRLVDADGPLARLKKAIFNPELYENIAEWIVAHWWAVLLMGIALIMLMAGFIKICSVHTPSSNPKLPPPKPLPGTLKRRRAQQHANSQVQHQSQHPHSHQHGGHGGHGGHGGHGGQRQAQRQPQRQAQPQRHHRQPRENYQMGQMRR